A stretch of Mastomys coucha isolate ucsf_1 unplaced genomic scaffold, UCSF_Mcou_1 pScaffold3, whole genome shotgun sequence DNA encodes these proteins:
- the Slc25a23 gene encoding calcium-binding mitochondrial carrier protein SCaMC-3 isoform X1, with the protein MRGGSGDAERRQRWGRLFEELDSNKDGRVDVHELRQGLARLGRGDPDSAQKGISSDWDAGPDGGLSLEEFTRYLQEREQRLLLMFHSLDQNQDGHIDVSEIQQSFRALGISISLEQAEKILHSMDRDGTMTIDWQEWRDHFLLHSLENVEDVLYFWKHSTVLDIGECLTVPDEFSRQEKLTGMWWKQLVAGAVAGAVSRTGTAPLDRLKVFMQVHASKSNRLNILGGLRNMIQEGGILSLWRGNGINVLKIAPESAIKFMAYEQIKRAIRGQQETLHVQERFVAGSLAGATAQTIIYPMEVLKTRLTLRRTGQYKGLLDCARQILEREGPRAFYRGYLPNVLGIIPYAGIDLAVYETLKNRWLQQYSHESANPGILVLLACGTISSTCGQIASYPLALVRTRMQAQGFQPPTASMKGGPQVSMVGLLRHILSQEGVWGLYRGIAPNFMKVIPAVSISYVVYENMKQALGVTSR; encoded by the exons ATGCGGGGGGGCTCAGGCGACGCGGAGCGGCGGCAGCGCTGGGGTCGCCTGTTCGAGGAACTAGACAGCAACAAGGACGGCCGCGTGGACGTGCACGAGTTGCGCCAGGGGCTGGccaggctggggaggggagatCCGGACAGTGCACAGAAG GGCATCTCCTCTGATTGGGACGCTGGTCCAGATGGTGGCCTCAGCCTGGAGGAGTTTACTCGATACCTGCAGGAACGGGAGCAGCGCCTTCTGCTCATGTTTCACAGCCTTGACCAGAACCAAGATG GCCACATTGATGTCTCTGAGATTCAGCAGAGCTTCCGCGCACTAGGCATCTCCATCTCACTGGAACAAGCAGAGAAAATCCTACACAG CATGGACCGTGATGGCACCATGACCATTGATTGGCAGGAATGGCGAGACCACTTTCTGCTGCACTCGCTGGAGAATGTGGAGGATGTCTTGTATTTCTGGAAGCATTCTACA GTCCTGGACATTGGTGAGTGCTTGACAGTGCCAGATGAGTTCTCCAGGCAAGAGAAACTTACAGGCATGTGGTGGAAGCAGCTGGTGGCTGGTGCGGTGGCTGGCGCTGTGTCACGGACAGGCACAGCTCCTCTGGACCGACTCAAGGTATTCATGCAG GTCCATGCCTCAAAGTCCAACCGGCTCAACATCCTAGGGGGCCTGAGAAACATGATTCAGGAAGGGGGTATCTTGTCCCTCTGGCGGGGCAATGGCATCAACGTGCTCAAGATTGCCCCTGAGTCTGCCATCAAATTCATGGCTTATGAACAG ATCAAGCGGGCCATCCGGGGACAACAAGAGACACTGCATGTTCAGGAGCGCTTCGTGGCTGGTTCCCTGGCCGGGGCCACAGCTCAAACCATCATATACCCCATGGAG GTACTAAAGACTCGCCTGACTCTACGTAGAACCGGCCAGTACAAGGGTCTCCTGGACTGTGCAAGACAGATCTTAGAACGTGAAGGGCCCCGTGCCTTCTACCGCGGCTACCTGCCTAATGTGCTGGGCATCATCCCTTATGCAGGAATCGACCTAGCTGTCTATGAG ACCCTGAAGAATCGCTGGCTTCAGCAGTACAGCCATGAATCAGCTAACCCAGGCATTCTTGTGCTCCTGGCCTGTGGCACCATCTCCAGCACCTGTGGCCAGATTGCCAGTTACCCTCTGGCACTGGTCCGTACCCGAATGCAAGCCCAAG GCTTCCAACCACCTACAGCCTCCATGAAGGGTGGCCCGCAAGTCTCCATGGTGGGTCTGCTTCGACACATCCTGTCCCAGGAGGGTGTATGGGGCCTCTACCGGGGCATTGCCCCCAACTTCATGAAGGTCATTCCAGCTGTGAGCATCTCCTACGTGGTCTACGAGAACATGAAGCAGGCTCTGGGGGTCACATCCAGGTGA
- the Slc25a23 gene encoding calcium-binding mitochondrial carrier protein SCaMC-3 isoform X3 — MFHSLDQNQDGHIDVSEIQQSFRALGISISLEQAEKILHSMDRDGTMTIDWQEWRDHFLLHSLENVEDVLYFWKHSTVLDIGECLTVPDEFSRQEKLTGMWWKQLVAGAVAGAVSRTGTAPLDRLKVFMQVHASKSNRLNILGGLRNMIQEGGILSLWRGNGINVLKIAPESAIKFMAYEQIKRAIRGQQETLHVQERFVAGSLAGATAQTIIYPMEVLKTRLTLRRTGQYKGLLDCARQILEREGPRAFYRGYLPNVLGIIPYAGIDLAVYETLKNRWLQQYSHESANPGILVLLACGTISSTCGQIASYPLALVRTRMQAQGFQPPTASMKGGPQVSMVGLLRHILSQEGVWGLYRGIAPNFMKVIPAVSISYVVYENMKQALGVTSR, encoded by the exons ATGTTTCACAGCCTTGACCAGAACCAAGATG GCCACATTGATGTCTCTGAGATTCAGCAGAGCTTCCGCGCACTAGGCATCTCCATCTCACTGGAACAAGCAGAGAAAATCCTACACAG CATGGACCGTGATGGCACCATGACCATTGATTGGCAGGAATGGCGAGACCACTTTCTGCTGCACTCGCTGGAGAATGTGGAGGATGTCTTGTATTTCTGGAAGCATTCTACA GTCCTGGACATTGGTGAGTGCTTGACAGTGCCAGATGAGTTCTCCAGGCAAGAGAAACTTACAGGCATGTGGTGGAAGCAGCTGGTGGCTGGTGCGGTGGCTGGCGCTGTGTCACGGACAGGCACAGCTCCTCTGGACCGACTCAAGGTATTCATGCAG GTCCATGCCTCAAAGTCCAACCGGCTCAACATCCTAGGGGGCCTGAGAAACATGATTCAGGAAGGGGGTATCTTGTCCCTCTGGCGGGGCAATGGCATCAACGTGCTCAAGATTGCCCCTGAGTCTGCCATCAAATTCATGGCTTATGAACAG ATCAAGCGGGCCATCCGGGGACAACAAGAGACACTGCATGTTCAGGAGCGCTTCGTGGCTGGTTCCCTGGCCGGGGCCACAGCTCAAACCATCATATACCCCATGGAG GTACTAAAGACTCGCCTGACTCTACGTAGAACCGGCCAGTACAAGGGTCTCCTGGACTGTGCAAGACAGATCTTAGAACGTGAAGGGCCCCGTGCCTTCTACCGCGGCTACCTGCCTAATGTGCTGGGCATCATCCCTTATGCAGGAATCGACCTAGCTGTCTATGAG ACCCTGAAGAATCGCTGGCTTCAGCAGTACAGCCATGAATCAGCTAACCCAGGCATTCTTGTGCTCCTGGCCTGTGGCACCATCTCCAGCACCTGTGGCCAGATTGCCAGTTACCCTCTGGCACTGGTCCGTACCCGAATGCAAGCCCAAG GCTTCCAACCACCTACAGCCTCCATGAAGGGTGGCCCGCAAGTCTCCATGGTGGGTCTGCTTCGACACATCCTGTCCCAGGAGGGTGTATGGGGCCTCTACCGGGGCATTGCCCCCAACTTCATGAAGGTCATTCCAGCTGTGAGCATCTCCTACGTGGTCTACGAGAACATGAAGCAGGCTCTGGGGGTCACATCCAGGTGA
- the Slc25a23 gene encoding calcium-binding mitochondrial carrier protein SCaMC-3 isoform X2, producing the protein MRGGSGDAERRQRWGRLFEELDSNKDGRVDVHELRQGLARLGRGDPDSAQKGISSDWDAGPDGGLSLEEFTRYLQEREQRLLLMFHSLDQNQDGHIDVSEIQQSFRALGISISLEQAEKILHSMDRDGTMTIDWQEWRDHFLLHSLENVEDVLYFWKHSTVLDIGECLTVPDEFSRQEKLTGMWWKQLVAGAVAGAVSRTGTAPLDRLKVFMQVHASKSNRLNILGGLRNMIQEGGILSLWRGNGINVLKIAPESAIKFMAYEQIKRAIRGQQETLHVQERFVAGSLAGATAQTIIYPMEVLKTRLTLRRTGQYKGLLDCARQILEREGPRAFYRGYLPNVLGIIPYAGIDLAVYETLKNRWLQQYSHESANPGILVLLACGTISSTCGQIASYPLALVRTRMQAQASMKGGPQVSMVGLLRHILSQEGVWGLYRGIAPNFMKVIPAVSISYVVYENMKQALGVTSR; encoded by the exons ATGCGGGGGGGCTCAGGCGACGCGGAGCGGCGGCAGCGCTGGGGTCGCCTGTTCGAGGAACTAGACAGCAACAAGGACGGCCGCGTGGACGTGCACGAGTTGCGCCAGGGGCTGGccaggctggggaggggagatCCGGACAGTGCACAGAAG GGCATCTCCTCTGATTGGGACGCTGGTCCAGATGGTGGCCTCAGCCTGGAGGAGTTTACTCGATACCTGCAGGAACGGGAGCAGCGCCTTCTGCTCATGTTTCACAGCCTTGACCAGAACCAAGATG GCCACATTGATGTCTCTGAGATTCAGCAGAGCTTCCGCGCACTAGGCATCTCCATCTCACTGGAACAAGCAGAGAAAATCCTACACAG CATGGACCGTGATGGCACCATGACCATTGATTGGCAGGAATGGCGAGACCACTTTCTGCTGCACTCGCTGGAGAATGTGGAGGATGTCTTGTATTTCTGGAAGCATTCTACA GTCCTGGACATTGGTGAGTGCTTGACAGTGCCAGATGAGTTCTCCAGGCAAGAGAAACTTACAGGCATGTGGTGGAAGCAGCTGGTGGCTGGTGCGGTGGCTGGCGCTGTGTCACGGACAGGCACAGCTCCTCTGGACCGACTCAAGGTATTCATGCAG GTCCATGCCTCAAAGTCCAACCGGCTCAACATCCTAGGGGGCCTGAGAAACATGATTCAGGAAGGGGGTATCTTGTCCCTCTGGCGGGGCAATGGCATCAACGTGCTCAAGATTGCCCCTGAGTCTGCCATCAAATTCATGGCTTATGAACAG ATCAAGCGGGCCATCCGGGGACAACAAGAGACACTGCATGTTCAGGAGCGCTTCGTGGCTGGTTCCCTGGCCGGGGCCACAGCTCAAACCATCATATACCCCATGGAG GTACTAAAGACTCGCCTGACTCTACGTAGAACCGGCCAGTACAAGGGTCTCCTGGACTGTGCAAGACAGATCTTAGAACGTGAAGGGCCCCGTGCCTTCTACCGCGGCTACCTGCCTAATGTGCTGGGCATCATCCCTTATGCAGGAATCGACCTAGCTGTCTATGAG ACCCTGAAGAATCGCTGGCTTCAGCAGTACAGCCATGAATCAGCTAACCCAGGCATTCTTGTGCTCCTGGCCTGTGGCACCATCTCCAGCACCTGTGGCCAGATTGCCAGTTACCCTCTGGCACTGGTCCGTACCCGAATGCAAGCCCAAG CCTCCATGAAGGGTGGCCCGCAAGTCTCCATGGTGGGTCTGCTTCGACACATCCTGTCCCAGGAGGGTGTATGGGGCCTCTACCGGGGCATTGCCCCCAACTTCATGAAGGTCATTCCAGCTGTGAGCATCTCCTACGTGGTCTACGAGAACATGAAGCAGGCTCTGGGGGTCACATCCAGGTGA
- the Crb3 gene encoding protein crumbs homolog 3, translated as MATPGLGLLLAFGLPMLPSGWSQTTLDPFTNSTTQPPGDGSKGGLSSEAIVAITVVFSILGVVLIAVGLFLLMRKLREKRQTEGTYRPSSEEQFSHAAAEARAPQDSKEPVWGCLPI; from the exons ATGGCGACCCCAGGCCTGGGGCTGCTCTTGGCGTTTGGCTTGCCGATGCTGCCCTCCGGTTGGAGTCAAACAA CACTGGACCCTTTCACAAATAGCACAACTCAACCCCCAGGCGATGGGTCCAAAGGGGGCCTG TCTTCAGAGGCTATTGTAGCCATCACTGTGGTCTTCTCCATTCTGGGAGTCGTGCTCATAGCAGTGGGGCTGTTCCTGCTAATGCGAAAACTTCGAgaaaagaggcagacagagggcaCCTACCGGCCCAGCAGTGAGGAGCAG ttttcccaCGCAGCAGCGGAGGCCCGGGCCCCCCAGGACTCCAAGGAGCCAGTGTGGGGCTGCCTGCCCATCTag